In Halomicrobium zhouii, the sequence TCGGCGACGTCGAGGCACAGCTCGACGTGACGGCCGCGGACCGACTGCGCGACCTCTCGGAGACGTACGGCTCGTTGACGGACGCCTTCGCCATCGTGCGCACCGAGGTGTCCGAGGACCGCCGGAACCCCGTGACGGACCTGAGCTACACGGTATCCTACCACCGCGGTGTCGAGTCGCCCATCGTCGGCTACCAGCCACGCTCCGGCGAACGGGAGCTGTTCGAGTCCCGCGGGACGCCCTCGGAGGTGCTACACCTCTCGACGGACCTGGTGGAGGCGACGACGGACGCACTCGACGTCGCGCTGGAGGAGGGATACTCGGTCAACACCGAGGAGCTGAGCGCGCTCATCGACCGGCGGGAGGAACTCGAGTCGGCGCTGTCGCGACTCCGCGACGACCTCGACGAACTCCGCCGCAAGCCGCTCGGCGACGAGTGAGCGTGGGGTGAACGCCCCACTTCCGCTCTCGCCGTCGACCTGCCGTCACCGGGTCGCGTCTCGCCCGTCCGCGACTCAACTGGGACGTTTAAGGTGCGTCGGCCGATATCCACGGTAGAGACGCACATGGGGATGGATCGACTGGCCGACCAGGTCGAGAAGGAACGCCGGGACGTGGCGATCTTCCGGGCCGTCATCGAACACGGGCCCATCGACATCGCCAGCCTCGCAGCCGAGACCGACCTCCCGGAGCACAAAGTGCGCCAGTCGGTGCGGATGCTGGAGAACGACGGGGTGGTGGAGCCGAGCCAGCAGGGCACCGTCCCGCCGGCCGACGTCGAGGACCAGGTCGCGGCGATCAACGAGGGGGTCGACCACCTCGTCGACCGCGTCGAGGAACTGCGCTCGGTCTTTTCCGAGGACGTCCAGGACTGATAGTGGTGGTTGTACCTTTGTACTGGCGTTCGACGTGGCCGGTGCCGTCGAACGTCGGTAAGGCCTTACAACCACCACTATGAGACGGCCTGGTCGGTGTGTGATCGTGTATACTGTGTGAGTGGTTCTTCTGAATTGGTGTTGGAAGAAACGAGACCGCCAACACCCAGAAAGCCCTCGGCGGGCTCCGGTCCCGCGGCCCACCTGCGCTCCTCGCTGTGCTCCGGTGCTTGGTGGACCGGGGTTCCCGGAGCCCGCCTCGCCCTTTCAGTCCACCGTCAGAGCAAGTCGTTCGAAAGGCGCGGAGCGCCTTTCGTGATGACGAGAGAGCTTCGGTCTCTCGAACCACTCTGACGAGCCCTCGTTCGCTTCGCTCACGAGGACTCCGAGGCCCGCACCGCAGCCCTGCCCTTCCCCTTCCACGCGAGCGAAGCGAGTGTGGGCTCGAAAGACGAGGTGTGCCGAGTCTTTCGGTGGGTCGGCCGACGAGACGGCCTCCCGGCCGACCGCTGGGCGGGTGCGGAGCAGTCAGGAAGCGTGATTCGGCGCGGACGCGCCGAATCCGGGGAGGGTTGGTGGACTCAATCGCGAGCGCGTTTTATCGCGCGAGCGATGCTGTTCCTGGAGGACTGAAAGGGCGAGGTGCGGTCGACGAAGCACGGCGCAGCAAGTACCGGAGCGAAGTCGTTCGAAAGGCGCGAAGCGCCTTTCGTGATGACGAGAGAGCTTCGCTCTCTCGAACCACGAGGAACGCAGCAAGCCGCGCGAGTCGAGCGTACCGAGGGCTTTCGAGGTGGTTTTGGCCTTAGTCACGTCGGCAATTCGAACCCCACCGATCGCTAACTCCTTGATCTGTACGTTCCGAACCAGAATCGATGGGCGGCGGACGGCACTGGTCGACGACGCGCTCACGGCGGCCGCAAGGGGGCACGGCTTACCAGACCGCTGCGACAGCGGCGCCACCAGCTGTGACCGCGAGGAGCGCCGCCACGAGGGTCCCGACGGCGTTGACGATGGCCCGGCGGGGCCGCCCCGTCTCGGCGAGTCGGACGGTCTCGACCGCGAACGAGGAGAACGTCGTGAACGCGCCGCAGAAGCCGACGCCGACGGCGAGCGACGTCGGACCGACAGGGTCGAGCGACGGCACCGCGACGAGCACGCCGAGGACGAAACTCCCCGCGACGTTCACCGCGAGTGTGTCGACGGTGGTCCGCTCGACGTACGTGCCGACGAGGTAGCGAGCGACAGCGCCCCCGGCGCCGCCCAGCCCCACGAATACGAACGGGCTACGGAAGTACGCACCGAGCACTACCGGGTCGAGGACAGACGGATCGAGCGCGAGCGCGCTCACGACAGCCACCTCGCGACGACCTGTCCGAGCACGACCGCGAGGAAGCCGAGTGCGTAGTTGCCAGCCACGTTGGCGACGGCCAGTCGCGGCGACAGCGAGGCGGTCTCGACGGCGAACGTACTGTAAGTCGTGAAGGAAGCGAGGAAGCCGGTCCCGACGACGAGGCGCGTCTCGGCAGAGAGCGCCGTCGTGAGGCGAGCATCTGATAGCAACGCCCCGAGCGCGAAACTGCCGACGACGTTCACCACGAGCGTGCCGAGGACGACACTCGGCACCGAGATGGTGGGAGACGGAAGCGAGACGGTGACGGCGTGGCGGGCGACGGCACCCAGAACGCCGCCGACGGCGACGAGCGCGACCGGCCGGACCTGCGCTCGGACCTGCGCCTCGTTCATCGTCCCCAGCGATGGGACGCCCCTACTCGGGGGTTTCGATACCCTGTCGGGTGTCACGCTCCGCGCGGGGCGGCCGTCCGCGTGCACCCACAGACCTATCCCGAACTGGAGAGTAGCCCGGGCCGACTGGAGGACGATTTCGTGACGCGACGACCACGTGCCGACGAGGCAGTCAAGAAGGTCGTTCGACAGCACTGGAACGGCCGCGCGGAGACGTTCGACGACGCCAGCCACCACGGCGTCCACACCGCCGACCAGCGGGACCGCTGGCTCGACGTGCTCCGCGAGTGGGCCGGCGAAGACTCACGACGCGCCCTCGACGTGGGCTGTGGCACTGGCGTGATTTCCCTGCTGCTCGCGGAACTCGGCCACGACGTCGCGGGCGTCGACGTCGCCCCCGCCATGCTCGCGCGGGCTCGCCGGAAAGCCCGGGACGCTGGCCACGCCATCGACTTCTTCCGCGGCGACGCAGAGCGCCTCCCGTTCCCGGACGACAGCTTCGAACTGGTCACCGCCCGCCACCTCGTCTGGACGCTCCCCGACCCGGAATCGGCACTTCGGGAGTGGCAACGCGTCGTCGAACCCGGTGGCCGCGTCGTCCTCTTCGAGGGGTACTGGGACCACGAGGAGCCGTGGGACGAGTACGAGGAAATCCACGGCGACCTGCCGCTGTACGACGGCCGGCCGCCCGTGACGCTGCGGGAACTCCTGGGCGACGAAGGACTTCGCGACCTCGCGCACGAACCGCTGCAGGATCCGACGCTCTGGGGACGGGAACCGCACCACGACTATTACGTCGTGGGCGGGACCGTCCCGCGCTGACGACCTCACCAGGCGTCGTCGAGCACGCGCTCGATCTCCTCGGCCGTCGGGTCGAGATCGGCCGGGCCGTTGGCCACGAACGAGTCAGCAAGAATATCCTCGGCGACGGCCGGGAACTCCTCCCGGTCGGGGCCATCGACGTCCCGCAGACGCGTCGGCAGGTCCAGCGCGCCCCGGACGGCCGTGACCCGCTCGACGACCGCCGCGGCCGGGTCGTCGGCGTCGCCCGCGCCCAGCGCGTCGGCGAGCAGATCACGCCGGCCCTCGACCTGCTCGAAGAGGTAGCGAAGAACGTGGGGCGCGACGACGGCGTGGGCGTGGCCTTGCTGGACAGCGTACGTGCGCGTGAGCCCGTGGCCGAAGGCGTGGATCAGCGACAGCGTCCCGTCGCCCGGTCGGGAGATGCCGTACTGGACGAGCAGGAGCCCCTTCAGGACGGGTTTCAGAACATCGGTGTTCACACCCTCCTCGCCGAGGCGGAGCAGTCCCGCCTGCATTAGCCCCAGTCCCCGGGCCGCCGTCGCGTCGGTAATTGGTGTCGCCTTCCCGGCGTACAGCGTCTCGATCCCCTTGTCGAAGCCGTTCATCGCCGACCCCGCGAGGACGTTCCGGGGCGTGGTCGCGACGAGCGCGGGGTCGTAGACGACCGCTCGCGGCATCAGCCGAGGGTCACCGATCCCGCCGCTGACCTGTCGGTCGACGAGCCCCCGCTCCTCGTCCGGCGAGGCCGTCACGCCGGCGACCATCGACAGGTCCGCACCGGCCAGCGTCGTCGGGACGGCGACGATGGGCGCCAGCGACCCGTCGGGGATCGAGACGGTCCCCGTCTCGGCGAGTTCCCGGCCGACGGCCTGTGGCTCGCGGTCGTCGACGGCGAGGACGCTCGTCACCTTGGCGACGTCCAGGCTGCTCCCGCCGCCGAGGCTGACGAGGACGTCGGCGTCCGCCGCTTCCATCGCTTCCATCGCGTCGTAGGCCGTCGAGAGCGTCTTCGCCGGCGTCGTCTCGGCGAAGACCCCGCCCAGTCGGTCGCCCAGTCCGTCTCTCACTGGGTCGATGACAGCGGGCGTGTTCCCAACCGTCGACCCGCAGACGACCAGCGCGCGCTCGACGTCGTGGGCGTCGAGTTCGTCACTCAGGTCGGCGACCGCGTCGACGCCGTACCGCAGGACTGCGGGGTCGTACTCGAACCGAAACGGATCGTCGCCGTCGCGATGGCTCCCGACTGGGGACATTCTTGGCCAGTACTACGCGCCCCAGACTGGTATGTCTACGCGGACGCGCACGCCACCAGGTTACCGCTCGTAACCTGCTGTCGGCGACGCCGCCGAATCGTTAACCCACGTCCCCGCGAACGGTCCCCATGACCTGTCCGTTCCTGGACTACCGCGACTCCGCGGGCGACCGGGCGTTCGACACTGCCCGGGCGTACTGCACCGCCGTAGATAGGTTCGTCCAGCCGATGCGGGCCGACGTCTGCAACGACCGGTACGACCTCGACCACGCGAGCGACTGCGAGATATTCCTCGCCCACGAGGACGAACTCGACGAAGCCGAACTCGAGGAGGCCGAACTCGACGAAGACGAAACCGGCGGCGAGGAACCCACGGAGGGGTCCGACGCGTGACCTACGACGACTTCCTCGCGGGCGACCCGCTGATCGTCACTGCGGCGCTGACCGGCGGCGTCCACGGGAAGGAGGCCAACCCCGACCTCCCCGAGACGCCAGAAGAGATCGGGCGG encodes:
- a CDS encoding fluoride efflux transporter FluC, which encodes MNEAQVRAQVRPVALVAVGGVLGAVARHAVTVSLPSPTISVPSVVLGTLVVNVVGSFALGALLSDARLTTALSAETRLVVGTGFLASFTTYSTFAVETASLSPRLAVANVAGNYALGFLAVVLGQVVARWLS
- the crcB gene encoding fluoride efflux transporter CrcB → MLGAYFRSPFVFVGLGGAGGAVARYLVGTYVERTTVDTLAVNVAGSFVLGVLVAVPSLDPVGPTSLAVGVGFCGAFTTFSSFAVETVRLAETGRPRRAIVNAVGTLVAALLAVTAGGAAVAAVW
- a CDS encoding winged helix-turn-helix transcriptional regulator is translated as MRRPISTVETHMGMDRLADQVEKERRDVAIFRAVIEHGPIDIASLAAETDLPEHKVRQSVRMLENDGVVEPSQQGTVPPADVEDQVAAINEGVDHLVDRVEELRSVFSEDVQD
- a CDS encoding iron-containing alcohol dehydrogenase family protein, translating into MSPVGSHRDGDDPFRFEYDPAVLRYGVDAVADLSDELDAHDVERALVVCGSTVGNTPAVIDPVRDGLGDRLGGVFAETTPAKTLSTAYDAMEAMEAADADVLVSLGGGSSLDVAKVTSVLAVDDREPQAVGRELAETGTVSIPDGSLAPIVAVPTTLAGADLSMVAGVTASPDEERGLVDRQVSGGIGDPRLMPRAVVYDPALVATTPRNVLAGSAMNGFDKGIETLYAGKATPITDATAARGLGLMQAGLLRLGEEGVNTDVLKPVLKGLLLVQYGISRPGDGTLSLIHAFGHGLTRTYAVQQGHAHAVVAPHVLRYLFEQVEGRRDLLADALGAGDADDPAAAVVERVTAVRGALDLPTRLRDVDGPDREEFPAVAEDILADSFVANGPADLDPTAEEIERVLDDAW
- a CDS encoding class I SAM-dependent methyltransferase, which translates into the protein MTRRPRADEAVKKVVRQHWNGRAETFDDASHHGVHTADQRDRWLDVLREWAGEDSRRALDVGCGTGVISLLLAELGHDVAGVDVAPAMLARARRKARDAGHAIDFFRGDAERLPFPDDSFELVTARHLVWTLPDPESALREWQRVVEPGGRVVLFEGYWDHEEPWDEYEEIHGDLPLYDGRPPVTLRELLGDEGLRDLAHEPLQDPTLWGREPHHDYYVVGGTVPR